The Zavarzinia compransoris genome contains the following window.
CAACTGGATGAACACGATGATGGACATCCGGGCGAGCGTGAAGCACACGTCGGGCAAGCTGGGGGATTTCCGGGCGAAGCTGACGATGAAGCCGTCGGAATATTTTGCCCGCAACATGTGGGTTGTCGCCTCGGCGCTGGCGGACCGGGACACGGCGGTGGCCTGCAAGGAACTGGGCATGAAGCGGGTGATCTGGGGCTCGGACTATCCGCACCCCGAGGGGTGCTGGCCGAAGACGGCGGAAAAGATGCTGCTGTCGCTGGGCGGCCTGCCTGAGGAAGACCTGGAACAGATCTTCTGGAAGTCGGCGGCGGATGTCTACGACCTCGACCTGCA
Protein-coding sequences here:
- a CDS encoding amidohydrolase family protein; protein product: NWMNTMMDIRASVKHTSGKLGDFRAKLTMKPSEYFARNMWVVASALADRDTAVACKELGMKRVIWGSDYPHPEGCWPKTAEKMLLSLGGLPEEDLEQIFWKSAADVYDLDLQALNAIAAKIGPQKRWLATAQAAE